In one window of Aerosakkonema funiforme FACHB-1375 DNA:
- a CDS encoding nitrate reductase associated protein encodes MFFEFESDFVDALRCIPMQVRYKLDTCGVKLKLNEWNHFTKEERELLVDRPCTTAAEIQAYREMLHLLIKERMGTSATDLPVEENPAWMDTAKVPVTVREKAQELDVAITSEQWANLLPLQRFALIKLSRSNHENSNFLPALKEFNLV; translated from the coding sequence ATGTTTTTTGAATTTGAATCTGACTTTGTAGATGCTTTGCGGTGCATTCCCATGCAGGTGCGCTATAAGTTAGACACTTGCGGTGTCAAACTTAAACTAAACGAATGGAATCACTTTACCAAAGAAGAACGCGAACTGCTGGTAGATCGACCCTGCACAACAGCGGCAGAAATTCAAGCTTATCGAGAAATGCTACATCTATTGATAAAAGAGCGCATGGGTACATCAGCAACTGATTTGCCAGTTGAGGAAAACCCAGCTTGGATGGATACAGCAAAAGTGCCTGTTACCGTGCGCGAAAAAGCACAAGAATTGGATGTCGCAATCACTTCAGAACAATGGGCAAATCTGCTACCTTTACAGCGATTTGCCCTGATTAAACTCAGTCGTTCCAATCACGAAAATAGCAATTTTTTACCCGCTCTCAAAGAATTTAATTTAGTTTGA